A stretch of DNA from Halobacillus litoralis:
AGCAGAGTGGGGAGTGTAGACTTTGATATTGTTACTTTAAACAATATCAGCCGGGAGCATATTGATCTGCATGGTTCTTTTGAGGAATACTTTAATTGCAAAGCAAGCTTGATCCGTAATGCGGGTGAAGACAAATGGGCGATATTGAATCTTGATGATCCTTATTCCGCGTCCTTAATCGATCAAACAAAAGCCAATGTACTCACATTCAGTGTAGAAACAGGAGATGGCGATTTAGTATGTAAAGACTTGGACCTTACCACAGGCCGGGCGAAATTTACGGTTGAAATCCGGAAGCCTTTTACTGTAGGTGGGACAACCTACGACCCACAGGAGTTTGCCATTGAGCTTTCGACGCCGGGATATCACTCTGTTTATAATTCCATGGTAGCTATTACTGTAGGGTTGTTGAATGAGGTACCGATTCCAACCATCCAATCTGGATTAAAAGGTTTCGGTGGTGTAGAACGACGCTTTGAAATGGTGTTTGAAGACGATATTAAAATTTTGGACGATCACTTCGCCAACTATGGAAATATCAATGTCACCTTGAACACTTTGCAGCAAATGGAATATTCAAAGCTTAAGCTTGTCTATGCAATTCGTGGAAGTCGTGGAATTACAGTCAACAGAGAAAATGCAAAAGCCATTGTAGAATGGGCACCAAAATTGGGTCTTACTGAAGTGATTGCTACCCTCAGCCATTCGCATGTGGATGAAAAAGACCGGGTGACAGAAGAAGAACTGCGTGTCTTCCAGGAAATGATGGAGGAAGCAGGCATCCATGTAGACTTGTATAAAGAGTTGGATGATGCCGTCCACCATGCACTTTCAGAAGCAGAAAAAGACGACGTGGTCTTGTTGGCAGGATGTCAGGGAATGGACCCCTGGAGCGAAAATCGCCCTGGAACAGTTAAACAAGATACGTCCGGAAATGGATGAAGAGAAATTGTTCAAGCCATTGAAAAACAGAGTAGCAGGAATCCTCTGAGTCAATTTTACAGCTAGGTCCCGGTCTTTCGTTAGGAGGCATAACAGTGAATGATAAAATTATCGGCATACTCGGGGGGAATGGGACCTGAGGCAACCGCCGAATGTTATATGAAGATTATACGAGCGACGAATGCAAGCAAAGATCAAGAGCATTACCGAGTCATCATAGACAGCAATGCGAAGATCCCCGACCGTACCGAAGCTATTTCAGGAAAAGGGGAAAACCCGGTTCCTGAAATGGTCCACGCAGCTAAAAATTTAGAAAAGCTTGACGTGGATGTGGCGTGTATACCTTGCATGACCGCCCACTATTTCATTGAAGAGGTTCAAAAGTTTGTGTCGTTCCCATTATTAAATGCTTTCTTGGAATTGAAGAAGTTTATTCAGGACCATTATCCAACCGTCCAAAAAATCGGAGTGCTTGCCACTACCGGAACTTTGGAAACCGGACTCTTCAAAAAGTATTTCGATCACTTGGAAGTGATCAATCCCACACCATACACACAAAATGATAAAGTCATGCGAGCCATTTATGGTGAAAACGGGATTAAAAGCGGGAACACAGATGGAGAACCCCTTCAACTACTGAAAGACGCTTCCCAGGAACTTTTGGATAATGGTGCAGAATTGATTATTTCAGGCTGTACAGAGATTGGTCTTGTGTTGAAGCCCTATCACCTACCCGTTCCTCTGATCGACCCTATGGAAGTCGTCGCCAACGTTGTCGTAAAAGAAACGGTTTATCAAAAGTCATGAAAAGCGTCCCCCCTTCTTATATTTGTAACAAGAACCATTCTTCAGGAGGGGGACAGATCATGACCAAAAGTGAGTTCGAGCAGTTTTTGTCAGAGTCTTTCAAAGAGGGGATTTCTTTCAGGGAATTGAGGCTTTCTGAAAAAGAAGTATCTCATTTGAAGTCCCACTACCCTTCAGCAGTCATCAGAAGGACGAGTGAAGTAAACGATGCGTTGAAAAAGTCATGGTATGAAGTACATTTATCACCTACTCAACGAAATCCAGACAGTCTGGACTCCATACGGCAGGAAAATATCCGGCTCAAGCGCGAGTTGGAGACTTTGAAGAAAATGAAAAATTAAGCTCTTAAGACAATTCCAAAAGAATTGTCTTATTTTTTTGCCTTTTTTAGATGTTTATAATCAACAACACCTCCTTATGGTTGGAAGTTCATCCTTGTAATAGTGTGTATCTGATTCTATTAACCTATGACTTTAATCCTTGTTATAAATCATCTTGAGAGCATAATTTGTCGACGGGAAACGCAAACATACGTGTGTTTTGTTATGATTTGAAACACAAATGTAATAATAATTTGTCTTTATTTAGCGAATATCTTTGATATAATGAGATAGGAAAATGCAACAGACGACTTAAAGTACATACAACAGACAACATAGATTCACAAAATGAGAGTTTAGTAGGAAGTGATATAAATTGTTCGATCTGCATCACCGCAGTCCAGCACCTTATGTTCTGAGGGATTCCGTTCTATACAATGGAGAGGTTGAACGGATGACACGGGGGGACCAATCTTATGAAATTTAAGACATTTGGTCGCCACGGAAAAGAGGGAGTCAAAAGCTTAGCTAGAAACAGGTGGATGTCCATAGCTTCTATTTCAGCTGTGACTGTAACCTTGTTGCTGGTGGGAGTTTTTGCCACATTGTTATTGAATCTAAACGACATTGGTACACAGATCGAAGAAGACGTAGAAGTTCGCGTCTTTATAGATAGAACGGCTGAAAATCAAAGCCGTGAAGATTTAAAGAATCAAATTGAAGAAGTATCGGCTGTTTCTTCTGTAGAGTTTCAATCCAAGGAAGAAGGATTGGATCGCTTGATCGATAGTCTTGGCGATGATGGAGAGGTATTTGAATCCTTGAAGGATGAAAACCCTTTGAATGATGTGTACATCGTCAAAACAGAAAACCCTGAAGATACAATCCCGGTTGCACAGATTATTGAAGATTTTAATAGCGTAGCAAAAGTTGAATATGCCAAAGAAACAGTGCAACGTCTTTTCAATGTCATGGATGTGGCTCGTAATGTAGGTTATGCGGTTATCGCCGGGCTTCTATTCACGGCTATGTTCCTGATTGCGAATACGATTCGAATTACGATCGTTGCTCGTAAGAGAGAGATTGAAATTATGAAAATGGTCGGAGCGACAAACTGGTTTATTCGCTGGCCATTTCTTTTCGAAGGCTTGTTAATTGGTATTCTTGGTTCACTTGTACCCATTGCACTCGTTGTATTCGGGTATGATTATCTTTACACAGAAGTGACCACAAGATACCCTACATTGTTTATTGAATTGCTGCCCGTTTACCCATTCGTCTTAAAAGTATCCGCATTGCTGATCTTAATGGGGGTCGTCATTGGTTTATGGGGAAGTTTCACGTCTATTCGTAAGTATTTGAGAGTTTAAATCTATGGATCTAACAAAAATAAACAGGTAAGGATTCGGGGGAGGAAGAAAGTTTGAAGTTGAGAGTTTTAGTTGCCGCTCTGACCGTCAGTCTTATTCTATCCGGTTTTCCACTCTATTCCCAAACAGTCAACGCAGAAACGAATCAGGATAAATTAGAGGAGAACCGTTCCAAGCAGTCTGAAAAAGAAAAAGAAAAACAAGAAAAACAGAAAGAAATTGAAGAGCTTCAAGAACAACAGGAAGCAGTAAACGCTGAAATCGCACAGTTGGACAAGCAAGTGATGGAAGCGATGGACAAGATCGAAACGAAAGAAAAAGAAATTGCAAAAACAAGAGAAAACATCGAGCAATTAAAAGCGGACATTGCTGAACTTGAAAAAAGAATTGCCGAACGAGATGAACTTTTAAAGGACCGCGTTAAATCCATGCACCAAAACGGTGGAGCGATTGATTACCTGGATGTTCTTATGGGTGCGGAAAGCTTCGGGAACTTCTTAGAGCGTGTCATGAGTTTGAATACGATCGCTACACAGGATAAAGAAATCTTGGAGCAGCATAAAGCTGATAAAGAAGAAGTAGAAAAGAAAAAAGCTCAGGTTGAAGAAGAACTAGCATCTCTTGAGGATAAACTGCAAGAATTAGAAGCTTTGAAACAAGAACTCGATCAGAAAAAAGAAGAGAAAAACGAATTGATGGAGAATCTTGAACAGAAAGAAGAGCTTGCGCACAATCACGTGATGGACATTAAAGAAGAACAGGATACTCTTGCTGCGCAAGAAGCTGCCATTCAGAAGGAAATTGAACGTGAACGTGAAAGACAGCGTAAAGCAGAAGAAGAAGCTAGAAAGAGAGCAGCTGAAAAAGCGGCGGCTGAAAAGAAAGCAACGGCTTCAAACACAAGCAGCAATGATTCCAGCTCAAGTTCAAGCTCAAGCTCAAGCTCAAGCTCGTCCAATGAGTCATCTTCTTCTAATAGTGGAGCATACTTCAGTTGGCCTGCAAGTGCACCTGCTACATCAGAATTTGACCGAAACCGTATCCATCCTATTACAGGAGAACCAAAGTTGCACTCAGGAATTGATTTGGCTGCCGGGGGCACTATTCCGATTCATGCAGCAGCTGACGGAACAGTGATCCGTGCCAATTACTCATCAAGCTACGGGAATGTGGTTATGATCTCTCACCGTATCAATGGCCAAACATTCACGACAGTATATGCTCATATGAGAAGTACGCCTGCCGTCTCTGCAGGACAGTCTGTATCTAGAGGCCAGTTCCTTGGAAACATGGGGACCACAGGGGCGTCTACAGGACAGCACCTTCACTTTGAAATCCATGAAGGAAGCTGGAACGGAGCACGTTCAAACTCTGTAAACCCACGTAAATACTTGCCATAATAGTAAAGCGCAAGAACGAAACCGATGGAAAATCTTTATGATTTTCCATCGGTTTTTTGCTTTGTTCTTCTCTATACGCTTTTTAATGATGTATGAGATTTCATTTTAGGACATCTTGAGAAATTTAAAGATGTCGTGAGTTCTGTATTTTGGCATACAGATAATTATTGTAACCCGCCCATTCGTTTCATCCTGTCTTAACACACCCTAATCAACAGAAGCCACAAAGATTGCGACTGCTAGGAGTTGTCAGGACAATTCGATTTACTCTGTCCCCTCTTAAAGCATCATATTAAGACAAGTAGCCTTCTTTATACACCTCTATGAGCCATGGGGGGTTATTTTTCAAGGTCTAAGAGTATACAGCATTCCAACGCTGCAAACAGCGTTTCTGACATCATCTTTGCAAACATGGGTGGATTCGTAATGGATCTTAGGAATATTAAGAATGGTCATCGCGTGTAGTTCCTGTGGAAATCTTGTTAATAGAAGGGTGGGGAAGATTATTTAATGAGTTATTCACATGTGCATAACTTGGCAGGGTATGATTAGGTAGTGTGTCAGCATCAATTTTCTCCCTTCTTGTCTTGGAGGTAAGAGACAGACTAGCCTTCCATCTGAAGATCTAGAAGGGAACCGTACACGATGAGAAAAATTAGTGAATCACATCATAAGACCGTTTTATTATGGACATAAGCTTGAATTATTTTCTTTTTAGAGGCGTGAAACTTTATAGAATGTATGGGGAGAGGTGCAATATGTGTGAGGTTTTCGTTGCAAATAGGACAATACCAAGGACTGTTATTACTACTACTGTAGGAAGCTCTATAACAACGGGTACACATCTTCTTTATCACGAAAAAACCTCCTCAATTAGGGTTCAATTAGTTCTTTATAAAGAATAGTTACTGAATATTATACCTTATCCATGCTATAAAACAAACATGATTAAGAATAATGATTCATTATATTTCGAAGTTCATCGTATATAAGTCCTCTTTTTCTTAATATTGTGAACGTAACATATGTTCGGTGTTATAATTAAAGGAGAACATTCTTCATGACTAGTCTTCCAGTTTGTAGTTCATATCCGAAGGAGGAAGAGTATGAATCGAATGAAACTTATACCTTACAGAATGGATGCTATTTTGGACACGACGAATGAAATACCCAAAGGTGTCCATATGGTCGAGGCTCAAAGTTTATGGGACGAGACGCGGCAAGGGGAGAGCAGTGTCATAGCTGTTATTGATACAGGGTGTCAGAGTGATCATCCAGACTTACAAGGACAAATTGTAGGTGGACGAAACTTTACTGATGATTATAATGGTGATGCCGAAAATTTCCAAGATAATAACGGGCACGGAACTCACGTAGCCGGTACTATTGCCGCTAAGGAAGATGGTGAAGGTGTAGTTGGTGTAGCACCTCAAGCGAAGCTTCTTATTCTTAAGGTTCTCTCAGAAGAGGGGAGTGGGCAATATCAATGGATTACAGATGCTATTGATTATGCGGTGCAATGGAGAGGGGAGAACAATGAACGTGTTCGTGTGATCTCCATGTCTCTTGGAGGACCAGAAGATACGCCAGAATT
This window harbors:
- a CDS encoding Mur ligase family protein → MAKLKELLSFIDVLESWNDRDLDVRGLAYNSRNVEQGDVFVCIKGFKTDGHRYVAEAVKNGASAIVVEDYQPGWDALPQYKVNDSRRALAALSDAFYNHPSNAMKTIGITATNGKTSTSFMTNAILEEHGLKTGLIGTVVVKFGDYSEPTKLTTPESLDLHHYFAQMRDQDVSHVTMEVSSSALDLSRVGSVDFDIVTLNNISREHIDLHGSFEEYFNCKASLIRNAGEDKWAILNLDDPYSASLIDQTKANVLTFSVETGDGDLVCKDLDLTTGRAKFTVEIRKPFTVGGTTYDPQEFAIELSTPGYHSVYNSMVAITVGLLNEVPIPTIQSGLKGFGGVERRFEMVFEDDIKILDDHFANYGNINVTLNTLQQMEYSKLKLVYAIRGSRGITVNRENAKAIVEWAPKLGLTEVIATLSHSHVDEKDRVTEEELRVFQEMMEEAGIHVDLYKELDDAVHHALSEAEKDDVVLLAGCQGMDPWSENRPGTVKQDTSGNG
- a CDS encoding aspartate/glutamate racemase family protein, whose amino-acid sequence is MIKLSAYSGGMGPEATAECYMKIIRATNASKDQEHYRVIIDSNAKIPDRTEAISGKGENPVPEMVHAAKNLEKLDVDVACIPCMTAHYFIEEVQKFVSFPLLNAFLELKKFIQDHYPTVQKIGVLATTGTLETGLFKKYFDHLEVINPTPYTQNDKVMRAIYGENGIKSGNTDGEPLQLLKDASQELLDNGAELIISGCTEIGLVLKPYHLPVPLIDPMEVVANVVVKETVYQKS
- the ftsX gene encoding permease-like cell division protein FtsX, which encodes MKFKTFGRHGKEGVKSLARNRWMSIASISAVTVTLLLVGVFATLLLNLNDIGTQIEEDVEVRVFIDRTAENQSREDLKNQIEEVSAVSSVEFQSKEEGLDRLIDSLGDDGEVFESLKDENPLNDVYIVKTENPEDTIPVAQIIEDFNSVAKVEYAKETVQRLFNVMDVARNVGYAVIAGLLFTAMFLIANTIRITIVARKREIEIMKMVGATNWFIRWPFLFEGLLIGILGSLVPIALVVFGYDYLYTEVTTRYPTLFIELLPVYPFVLKVSALLILMGVVIGLWGSFTSIRKYLRV
- a CDS encoding murein hydrolase activator EnvC family protein, with translation MKLRVLVAALTVSLILSGFPLYSQTVNAETNQDKLEENRSKQSEKEKEKQEKQKEIEELQEQQEAVNAEIAQLDKQVMEAMDKIETKEKEIAKTRENIEQLKADIAELEKRIAERDELLKDRVKSMHQNGGAIDYLDVLMGAESFGNFLERVMSLNTIATQDKEILEQHKADKEEVEKKKAQVEEELASLEDKLQELEALKQELDQKKEEKNELMENLEQKEELAHNHVMDIKEEQDTLAAQEAAIQKEIERERERQRKAEEEARKRAAEKAAAEKKATASNTSSNDSSSSSSSSSSSSSSNESSSSNSGAYFSWPASAPATSEFDRNRIHPITGEPKLHSGIDLAAGGTIPIHAAADGTVIRANYSSSYGNVVMISHRINGQTFTTVYAHMRSTPAVSAGQSVSRGQFLGNMGTTGASTGQHLHFEIHEGSWNGARSNSVNPRKYLP
- a CDS encoding S8 family peptidase, with the translated sequence MNRMKLIPYRMDAILDTTNEIPKGVHMVEAQSLWDETRQGESSVIAVIDTGCQSDHPDLQGQIVGGRNFTDDYNGDAENFQDNNGHGTHVAGTIAAKEDGEGVVGVAPQAKLLILKVLSEEGSGQYQWITDAIDYAVQWRGENNERVRVISMSLGGPEDTPELKKSILNAISEGVSVVCAAGNEGDGREDTMEYAYPGAYNEVIQVGAVDERRRLAPFTNTNDQIDLVAPGVNVLSTYLEGKYARLSGTSMATPHVSGGLALIIPLVESQFQRQMSESEVFSQLIKRTTPLGHSKVAEGNGLMTLALTKKLEELFSTYIT